From a single Shewanella donghaensis genomic region:
- the mmsB gene encoding 3-hydroxyisobutyrate dehydrogenase — translation MATVAFIGLGNMGGPMAVNLIKAGMTVTVFDLVPTAVEALTKQGALSAKTACGAAAAADYVITMLPAGKHVHSLYIGDGDNKGLLDVVSKDAILIDCSTIDAGTAQTVGAHAASKGIEFMDAPVSGGTAGAAAGTLTFICGGSDNAYDKAQTVLTVMGANIFHAGAAGAGQIAKICNNMLLSVLMVGTSESLQLGIDNGLDPKVLSDIMKVSSGGNWTLEKYNPCPDVMDNVPSSNDYQGGFMVDLMVKDLGLSQQASVASNSSTPMGALARSMYVNHARQGNGRRDFSSIFEQFAKANENK, via the coding sequence ATGGCAACTGTAGCATTTATTGGTTTAGGTAATATGGGCGGCCCAATGGCGGTCAATTTAATTAAAGCAGGCATGACAGTCACGGTATTTGATTTAGTACCAACAGCGGTTGAAGCATTAACTAAACAAGGTGCATTAAGCGCCAAAACAGCTTGCGGCGCAGCCGCAGCTGCTGATTATGTGATTACCATGCTACCAGCGGGTAAACATGTACACAGTTTGTATATTGGTGATGGCGACAACAAAGGCTTGCTTGATGTCGTGTCAAAAGATGCGATATTAATAGATTGTTCAACCATTGATGCTGGAACGGCTCAGACTGTTGGTGCGCATGCTGCATCGAAAGGGATTGAGTTTATGGATGCCCCAGTTTCTGGTGGCACAGCAGGCGCAGCCGCTGGCACACTCACATTTATTTGTGGTGGTAGTGATAATGCTTATGATAAAGCGCAAACCGTTTTGACCGTAATGGGGGCTAATATATTCCATGCTGGCGCAGCAGGGGCAGGCCAAATCGCGAAGATTTGTAATAATATGCTGTTATCTGTATTAATGGTCGGCACGAGTGAGTCTTTGCAGTTAGGTATTGATAATGGTTTAGACCCTAAAGTGTTATCTGATATCATGAAAGTCAGCAGCGGTGGTAACTGGACGCTTGAAAAATATAACCCATGTCCTGATGTAATGGACAATGTGCCTTCTTCAAATGATTATCAGGGTGGGTTTATGGTTGATTTGATGGTGAAGGACTTAGGTTTGTCTCAACAAGCCTCAGTGGCTTCTAACTCAAGTACGCCAATGGGCGCATTAGCCCGCAGCATGTATGTTAATCATGCAAGGCAAGGCAATGGCCGCCGAGATTTTTCAAGTATTTTTGAGCAATTTGCCAAAGCAAACGAAAATAAATAG
- a CDS encoding thiolase family protein, with protein MSTDQSPQDIVIVAAKRTPMGGFQGALSAVPSPTLAANAIKGLVNQTQINTDLIDEVFMGCVLPAGLGQAPARQATLGADLPLSVGATTVNKVCGSGMKTVMLAHDAIKAGSSDIVVAGGMESMSQAPYLLDKARGGMRMGHGKVLDHMFLDGLEDAYTGGAMGTFAQKTADDYGLTREQMDNFALSSLEKANKAIDSGAFKAEIVPVTIANRRGDVTVDTDEQPGNARPEKIPTLRPAFTKDGTITAANSSSISDGAAALMLMTREKAESLGLEVMATIKGHTTHAQEPSMFTTAPVGAMNKLFDKVNWAKSDVDLFEINEAFAMVTMLAIQVLQLDANKVNIYGGACALGHPIGCSGARVLVTLIHALKAKGLAKGTAKGVASLCIGGGEATAMAIEV; from the coding sequence ATGAGTACCGACCAATCACCTCAAGATATTGTTATTGTTGCCGCGAAACGTACACCAATGGGTGGATTTCAAGGCGCGTTGTCGGCTGTACCGTCGCCAACACTTGCTGCTAATGCGATTAAGGGTTTAGTTAATCAAACTCAAATCAATACCGACTTAATTGATGAAGTATTCATGGGTTGTGTATTACCAGCGGGTTTGGGTCAAGCGCCAGCAAGACAAGCGACACTCGGTGCTGATTTACCTTTGAGTGTGGGCGCGACAACCGTCAACAAAGTGTGTGGTTCAGGCATGAAAACAGTGATGCTTGCCCATGATGCAATCAAAGCCGGTAGCAGTGACATTGTGGTCGCTGGTGGTATGGAAAGTATGAGCCAAGCGCCTTACTTATTGGATAAAGCACGCGGCGGCATGAGAATGGGCCACGGTAAAGTATTAGATCATATGTTCCTTGATGGATTAGAAGATGCCTACACTGGCGGCGCAATGGGGACTTTCGCGCAGAAAACCGCTGATGATTACGGCTTAACTCGTGAACAGATGGATAATTTTGCCTTAAGCTCACTTGAAAAAGCCAACAAGGCCATTGATTCGGGTGCTTTTAAAGCTGAAATTGTGCCTGTGACCATTGCTAACCGCCGTGGGGATGTCACCGTTGATACCGATGAGCAGCCTGGTAATGCCCGTCCCGAGAAAATTCCTACATTACGTCCAGCCTTTACTAAAGATGGCACCATCACCGCAGCTAACTCAAGCTCTATTTCTGATGGCGCTGCAGCACTCATGCTAATGACACGCGAAAAGGCTGAGTCACTTGGATTAGAGGTTATGGCGACAATTAAGGGGCATACCACTCATGCTCAAGAACCTTCAATGTTTACCACTGCGCCAGTGGGCGCGATGAACAAGTTATTTGATAAAGTGAATTGGGCCAAGTCTGATGTTGATTTGTTCGAAATCAATGAAGCGTTTGCCATGGTAACTATGTTAGCGATTCAAGTGCTTCAACTTGATGCCAATAAAGTAAACATCTATGGCGGCGCATGTGCTTTAGGTCATCCAATAGGTTGTTCTGGTGCACGAGTTCTCGTTACGCTTATTCACGCTTTAAAAGCGAAAGGCTTGGCTAAAGGTACTGCAAAAGGTGTGGCGTCATTATGTATTGGTGGCGGTGAAGCGACTGCGATGGCGATTGAAGTTTAA
- a CDS encoding ABC-F family ATPase encodes MITTANITMQFGAKPLFENISVKFGGGNVYGLIGANGCGKSTFMKILAGDLEPSGGNVSLDPNERMGKLNQDQFAYEAFSVIDTVIMGHRELWEVKQERERIYSLPEMSEEDGIKVSELEMEFAEMDGYTAESRAGDLLMGVGIGVDQHFGLMSEIAPGFKLRVLLAQALFSDPDLLLLDEPTNNLDIDTIRWLQEMLNQRNSTMIIISHDRYFLNSVCTHMADLDYGELKIFPGNYDEYMTAAQQSRERMQIDNAKKKAQIVELQGFVARFSANASKAKQATSRAKRIEKIKLDDIKPSSRVNPFIRFEQEKKLFRNALVTENLAKGFDQPLFSKLNLMVEVGERIAILGQNGVGKTTLLRTLVHDLPQDEGTIQWSENHNIGYYAQDHESDFSNDMTLFEWMSQWRKPEDDDQSVRGILGRMLFGSDDIKKSVTVLSGGEKGRMYFGKLIMQKPNILLLDEPTNHMDMESIESLNNALEMYEGTLLFVSHDRAFVSSLANRILEVTSEGINDFKGTYDEFLASKGVEA; translated from the coding sequence TTGATTACTACAGCTAACATCACCATGCAGTTTGGCGCTAAGCCACTGTTTGAAAATATCTCAGTTAAATTCGGTGGCGGCAACGTCTACGGTCTTATTGGTGCCAATGGCTGTGGTAAATCCACTTTCATGAAAATCCTTGCTGGTGATTTAGAGCCATCAGGCGGTAACGTGTCATTAGATCCTAATGAACGTATGGGTAAATTGAATCAGGATCAATTTGCTTATGAAGCTTTCTCAGTGATTGATACCGTGATCATGGGTCATAGAGAATTATGGGAAGTGAAACAAGAGCGTGAACGCATATATTCTTTGCCAGAAATGAGCGAAGAAGATGGTATTAAAGTCTCAGAGCTTGAAATGGAATTTGCTGAGATGGACGGTTATACCGCTGAATCTCGTGCTGGCGACTTATTAATGGGTGTGGGTATTGGTGTTGACCAGCATTTCGGTTTAATGAGCGAAATTGCCCCAGGTTTCAAGCTACGTGTACTACTTGCACAAGCGTTATTCTCAGACCCTGATCTATTGTTACTCGACGAACCAACCAACAACTTGGACATCGATACCATTCGCTGGTTACAAGAAATGTTGAACCAACGTAACAGCACTATGATCATCATTTCTCATGATAGATATTTCCTAAACTCAGTATGTACTCACATGGCTGATTTGGATTACGGTGAACTGAAAATCTTCCCTGGTAACTATGATGAATACATGACGGCAGCGCAGCAATCTCGTGAACGCATGCAAATAGATAATGCCAAGAAAAAAGCACAAATTGTAGAGCTTCAAGGTTTCGTTGCGCGTTTCTCAGCAAACGCATCAAAAGCAAAGCAAGCAACTTCTCGTGCTAAACGTATTGAAAAAATTAAATTAGATGACATCAAGCCTTCTAGTCGTGTTAATCCGTTTATTCGTTTTGAGCAAGAAAAGAAATTATTCCGTAACGCGTTAGTCACTGAAAATTTAGCCAAAGGCTTTGATCAGCCGCTATTTAGCAAATTGAACTTGATGGTTGAAGTGGGCGAACGCATTGCTATTTTGGGCCAAAATGGCGTGGGTAAAACCACATTGTTACGTACTTTAGTTCATGATTTACCGCAAGATGAAGGTACGATTCAATGGTCTGAAAACCATAACATTGGTTATTACGCTCAGGATCACGAATCTGATTTCTCTAATGATATGACATTGTTTGAATGGATGAGTCAATGGCGTAAACCTGAAGATGATGATCAATCAGTACGTGGTATTTTAGGCCGTATGTTGTTTGGTTCTGACGATATTAAGAAGTCAGTTACTGTTCTATCTGGTGGTGAAAAAGGTCGTATGTACTTTGGTAAGCTTATTATGCAAAAGCCTAATATCTTGCTACTGGATGAGCCAACTAACCACATGGATATGGAATCAATCGAATCATTAAATAATGCCTTAGAAATGTACGAAGGTACGTTATTATTCGTTTCTCATGACCGTGCATTTGTATCATCACTGGCAAACAGAATTCTTGAAGTTACCAGTGAAGGCATTAATGACTTTAAAGGCACTTACGATGAATTCCTTGCTAGTAAGGGTGTTGAAGCATAA
- a CDS encoding acyl-CoA dehydrogenase family protein, producing MDFNLNEDQRQFAELARQFAADELAPFAAKWDEEHHFPKDVLHKAGELGFCSLYSPESEGGLGLSRLDSSIIFEELSQGCTATTAMLTIHNMATWMVTTWGSESLRQQWSEGLTTGQLLASYCLTEPGSGSDAASLSTKAVRDGDDYVINGSKVFISGAGETELLVVMCRTGEAGAKGISAIAIPADAVGVSYGKAEDKMGWNAQPTRSIAFENVRVPVANLLGEEGQGFTFAMKGLDGGRINIATCSIGTAQAALTRATEYMNERKQFGKPIAAFQGLQFKLADMATELVAARQLVRLAAFKLDSKDPEATAYCAMAKRFATDIGFQVCDNALQIHGGYGYIREYPLERHFRDVRVHQILEGTNEIMRLIIARRLLDENSHAIL from the coding sequence ATGGACTTTAATTTAAATGAAGATCAACGCCAATTTGCAGAGTTAGCACGCCAATTTGCCGCTGATGAGCTAGCACCATTTGCAGCTAAGTGGGATGAAGAACACCATTTCCCAAAAGACGTGTTACACAAAGCTGGCGAGCTGGGATTTTGCTCTTTGTATTCTCCAGAATCAGAAGGTGGTTTAGGGCTAAGCCGGTTAGATTCTTCGATTATTTTTGAAGAATTGTCACAAGGCTGTACCGCGACGACTGCGATGTTGACCATTCATAATATGGCCACATGGATGGTAACGACATGGGGAAGTGAATCATTACGTCAGCAATGGTCTGAAGGGTTAACAACAGGGCAATTATTAGCTTCATATTGCTTAACTGAACCTGGCTCAGGCAGTGATGCGGCATCACTTTCTACCAAAGCGGTTCGTGATGGTGATGATTACGTTATAAATGGTTCAAAAGTCTTTATCTCTGGCGCTGGCGAAACAGAACTGTTAGTGGTGATGTGTCGCACTGGTGAAGCCGGGGCTAAGGGAATATCAGCTATTGCTATTCCAGCAGATGCAGTTGGCGTGAGTTACGGAAAAGCGGAAGATAAAATGGGCTGGAATGCTCAGCCAACACGTTCAATTGCGTTTGAAAATGTACGTGTTCCAGTGGCTAATTTGCTCGGCGAAGAAGGTCAAGGTTTCACCTTTGCCATGAAAGGTCTAGATGGTGGTCGTATTAATATCGCCACGTGTTCTATCGGTACTGCGCAAGCTGCGTTAACCCGCGCCACTGAATACATGAATGAGCGCAAGCAATTTGGTAAGCCCATTGCTGCATTTCAAGGCTTACAATTTAAGTTAGCTGATATGGCAACTGAGCTAGTCGCTGCAAGGCAACTAGTGCGCTTGGCTGCATTTAAATTAGATTCAAAAGATCCTGAAGCCACAGCTTATTGCGCGATGGCAAAACGTTTTGCTACTGATATTGGTTTTCAAGTTTGTGATAACGCCCTGCAAATTCATGGCGGTTATGGCTATATTCGCGAGTATCCCTTAGAGCGTCATTTCAGAGACGTGCGTGTTCATCAAATTCTTGAAGGCACCAATGAAATTATGCGATTAATTATTGCTCGTCGTTTACTGGATGAGAATTCTCACGCCATTTTGTAA
- a CDS encoding enoyl-CoA hydratase, translated as MPAIIETITGNTAILTLNNPPANTWTADSLQLLKHIVLRLSDDKNIYALVITGQGEKFFSAGADLKLFADGDKGNASNMAKYFGEAFEALSQFRGVSIAAINGYAMGGGLEVALACDLRIAEEQAQMALPEATVGLLPCAGGTQNLTALVGEGWAKRMILCGERLTAAKAEQIGLVEEVVEQGQSLDAAVVLAAKVARQSPSSIAVCKTLIQAGRTMPRSQALPLERELFVGLFDTEDQAEGVNAFLGKRTATWKNC; from the coding sequence ATGCCAGCGATTATTGAAACGATAACGGGCAATACTGCAATTCTTACGTTGAATAATCCACCTGCAAATACATGGACTGCAGATAGTTTACAACTGCTTAAGCACATAGTATTACGTTTAAGCGATGATAAAAATATTTATGCGCTAGTGATAACCGGCCAAGGTGAGAAGTTTTTTTCAGCAGGAGCTGATTTAAAATTGTTTGCTGATGGCGATAAAGGTAATGCCAGTAACATGGCCAAGTATTTTGGTGAAGCATTTGAAGCGTTAAGTCAGTTTCGCGGTGTATCAATAGCCGCTATCAATGGTTATGCCATGGGTGGTGGGTTAGAAGTGGCACTAGCCTGCGACCTTCGTATTGCAGAAGAGCAAGCTCAAATGGCGTTGCCTGAAGCAACAGTCGGTTTATTACCTTGTGCTGGTGGTACTCAAAATTTAACCGCATTAGTCGGTGAAGGCTGGGCTAAGCGAATGATTTTATGTGGCGAGCGCTTAACTGCGGCTAAAGCTGAGCAAATAGGCTTAGTTGAAGAAGTGGTTGAGCAAGGTCAGTCCTTGGATGCTGCAGTGGTATTAGCAGCTAAAGTGGCTCGTCAATCACCTAGTAGTATTGCGGTTTGTAAAACGTTAATACAAGCGGGGCGAACCATGCCGCGCAGCCAAGCACTGCCATTAGAGCGCGAATTATTTGTGGGATTATTTGATACAGAAGATCAAGCTGAAGGCGTCAATGCCTTTTTGGGTAAACGTACTGCTACTTGGAAGAATTGCTAA
- a CDS encoding enoyl-CoA hydratase/isomerase family protein codes for MSQDVIFQTLGTLSGKSIGVITLNIEKALNALNIGMVQAMTKQLIAWQRNDDIAFVVLDGAGEKAFCAGGDVRAIYEASIANPQTMTSEACDFFSQEYQLDYLLHEYIKPVLVWGDGIVMGGGLGLMAGGSHRVLTERSCIAMPEITIGLYPDVGGSYFLNRMPGKLGLFLGLTAYNMNAADAFHVGVGNHFLASEDKEPLFDALAEVSWSDDAALNHQQLSVVLNTMQENTTATFGESPLAQYQPQIDQLMSGEIEEVHHQLTSLDTELEWLKRAQKTALKGSTLSWFLIFAQANLGTSKTLAECFKWELGVSVNCCSYGDFCEGVRALLIDKDRNPQWRFNHASDVTAEAVTQLLTSPWQADDHPLKGI; via the coding sequence ATGAGTCAAGATGTCATATTTCAAACATTAGGCACACTGTCTGGTAAATCAATCGGCGTTATCACGCTCAACATTGAAAAAGCATTAAATGCGCTAAATATTGGCATGGTGCAAGCCATGACTAAACAGCTCATCGCTTGGCAACGTAATGATGATATTGCTTTTGTTGTACTCGATGGTGCAGGTGAAAAAGCGTTTTGTGCCGGTGGTGATGTAAGGGCTATTTATGAAGCATCAATTGCTAACCCGCAAACGATGACCTCAGAAGCCTGTGATTTTTTCAGTCAAGAATATCAACTCGATTACTTGTTACATGAATACATAAAACCCGTGCTTGTTTGGGGCGATGGTATTGTTATGGGCGGTGGTTTAGGTCTTATGGCGGGTGGAAGCCATAGAGTGTTGACTGAAAGAAGTTGTATTGCGATGCCAGAAATCACCATTGGCTTGTATCCTGATGTTGGCGGCAGTTACTTCTTAAATCGTATGCCGGGTAAATTAGGCTTATTCCTGGGATTAACCGCATATAACATGAATGCTGCAGACGCTTTTCATGTTGGCGTGGGTAATCACTTTTTAGCAAGCGAAGACAAAGAACCTTTATTTGATGCACTTGCAGAAGTGAGTTGGAGCGATGATGCGGCATTAAATCATCAGCAGTTGAGTGTGGTATTAAATACCATGCAAGAAAATACCACAGCGACGTTCGGTGAAAGCCCATTGGCGCAATATCAGCCGCAAATAGACCAATTAATGTCAGGTGAAATAGAAGAAGTACATCATCAATTAACCAGTTTAGATACCGAACTCGAATGGCTCAAACGCGCTCAAAAAACGGCGTTAAAAGGCAGTACTCTCAGTTGGTTCTTAATCTTTGCTCAAGCCAATCTGGGCACCAGTAAAACACTGGCTGAATGTTTTAAGTGGGAATTGGGTGTGAGCGTCAATTGTTGCTCGTACGGTGATTTCTGTGAAGGGGTTCGTGCGCTGCTAATTGATAAAGACCGAAATCCACAATGGCGCTTTAATCATGCTAGCGATGTTACAGCAGAAGCCGTTACTCAGTTATTAACATCACCTTGGCAAGCTGATGACCATCCGTTAAAAGGCATCTAA
- a CDS encoding SDR family oxidoreductase, whose product MEIKDKVVVITGGAGGLGLAMAQSFAEQGAKLALIDVDQEKLERACADLGATTEVQGYALDITDEEDVVAGFNFIREDFGHVNVLINNAGILRDGLMVKAKEGKVTDRMSLDQFQSVINVNLTGTFLCGREAAAVMIETAQPGVIINISSIAKAGNMGQSNYSASKAGVAAMSVGWAKELARYNIRSAAVAPGVIATDMTAAMKPEALERLEKMVPVGRLGQAEEIASTVKFIVENDYVNGRVIEIDGGLSM is encoded by the coding sequence ATGGAAATTAAAGATAAAGTGGTAGTCATTACTGGCGGTGCAGGCGGTTTAGGTTTAGCTATGGCGCAAAGTTTTGCTGAGCAAGGTGCAAAATTAGCGCTTATCGATGTTGACCAAGAAAAATTAGAACGTGCTTGCGCTGATTTAGGCGCAACCACTGAAGTGCAAGGTTATGCCCTAGATATCACCGATGAAGAAGACGTGGTTGCTGGTTTTAATTTTATTCGCGAAGATTTTGGTCATGTTAATGTGTTAATTAACAATGCTGGTATTTTACGTGACGGCCTGATGGTTAAAGCCAAAGAAGGCAAGGTCACTGACCGTATGTCACTGGATCAATTCCAATCTGTTATTAACGTCAATCTTACTGGTACCTTCTTATGTGGCCGTGAAGCGGCAGCGGTAATGATAGAAACGGCGCAACCAGGGGTGATTATTAATATCTCGAGTATCGCCAAAGCCGGTAACATGGGTCAGTCTAACTATTCAGCTTCTAAAGCCGGTGTTGCTGCTATGAGTGTTGGCTGGGCAAAAGAGTTAGCACGTTACAATATTCGCAGTGCTGCAGTTGCACCTGGCGTTATTGCGACGGACATGACCGCAGCAATGAAACCTGAAGCGTTAGAGCGTCTTGAGAAAATGGTGCCTGTTGGCCGTTTAGGCCAAGCTGAAGAAATTGCATCAACCGTTAAATTTATCGTTGAGAATGACTATGTTAATGGTCGTGTTATTGAAATCGATGGCGGCTTGAGTATGTAA
- a CDS encoding CoA-acylating methylmalonate-semialdehyde dehydrogenase, with translation MTIQVKHYIAGEFTEGTGTQNIDVTNPANNSVIANINAATVDEVNQAIYSAKEAFKTWKEVPVSERARVMLRYQHLLKEHHDEIATILAQETGKTFEDAKGDVWRGIEVAEHACNIASMLMGETVENVARNIDTCSFTQPLGVCAGITPFNFPAMIPLWMFPLSIACGNTFILKPSEQDPMTPQRLVELFVEAGAPKGVLQLVHGDKTAVDVLLTDPAIKAISFVGSVGVGQYIYKTGTDNLKRVQAFAGAKNHCVIMPDANKQQVINNMVGASVGAAGQRCMAISVAVFVGAAKEWIPELKEALAKVRPGLWNDENAAYGPVISPAAKERVLKLIAQGKEEGAECLLDGSDCTVEGYESGNWIGPTMFNKVTTDMSIYQEEIFGPVLCCMEAENLDEAIELVNNSPYGNGTSIFTASGGAARKYQHHIEVGQVGINVPIPVPLPFFSFTGWKGSFYGDQHAYGKQAVRFYTETKTVTSRWFADEVVSGPNMSIDLK, from the coding sequence ATGACCATACAAGTTAAACATTATATCGCCGGTGAATTCACCGAAGGCACAGGTACACAAAATATCGACGTGACTAACCCTGCTAATAACAGTGTTATTGCTAATATTAATGCTGCGACTGTTGATGAAGTTAATCAAGCTATTTACAGTGCTAAAGAAGCATTTAAAACGTGGAAAGAAGTCCCTGTTTCTGAACGTGCCCGCGTTATGTTGCGTTACCAGCATCTTCTAAAAGAACATCATGATGAAATCGCCACTATTCTTGCTCAAGAAACGGGTAAAACCTTTGAAGATGCAAAAGGCGATGTTTGGCGTGGTATCGAAGTTGCTGAACATGCTTGTAACATCGCATCAATGTTAATGGGTGAGACCGTTGAGAATGTTGCCCGTAATATTGATACCTGTAGCTTCACGCAACCATTAGGTGTGTGTGCGGGTATTACGCCGTTTAACTTCCCTGCAATGATCCCGTTATGGATGTTCCCATTATCAATTGCTTGCGGTAATACTTTTATTTTAAAGCCTTCAGAACAAGATCCAATGACGCCACAGCGTTTGGTCGAGTTGTTTGTAGAAGCAGGTGCACCAAAAGGTGTATTACAATTGGTTCATGGCGATAAAACCGCTGTAGATGTGTTATTGACAGACCCAGCGATTAAAGCAATTTCATTTGTAGGTTCAGTGGGAGTTGGGCAATACATTTACAAAACAGGTACTGATAACTTAAAGCGTGTGCAAGCTTTCGCTGGCGCAAAAAACCATTGCGTGATCATGCCTGATGCGAATAAGCAGCAGGTTATCAACAATATGGTTGGTGCATCAGTTGGCGCAGCAGGACAACGTTGTATGGCGATTTCAGTCGCAGTATTTGTTGGTGCAGCTAAAGAATGGATCCCAGAGCTTAAAGAAGCGCTTGCAAAAGTGCGCCCTGGTTTGTGGAATGATGAAAATGCCGCATACGGCCCTGTTATAAGTCCTGCAGCAAAAGAGCGGGTACTCAAGCTTATTGCCCAAGGTAAAGAAGAAGGCGCTGAATGTTTATTAGATGGTAGCGACTGCACTGTTGAAGGTTACGAGTCAGGTAACTGGATTGGCCCAACCATGTTTAACAAAGTCACCACTGATATGAGCATTTACCAAGAAGAAATTTTTGGGCCAGTATTATGTTGTATGGAAGCTGAAAACCTTGATGAAGCTATCGAGTTAGTTAACAACAGCCCATACGGCAATGGTACCTCAATCTTTACTGCTTCTGGCGGCGCAGCGCGTAAATACCAACACCACATAGAAGTCGGCCAAGTAGGTATTAACGTGCCAATTCCTGTGCCATTACCATTCTTCTCATTCACAGGTTGGAAAGGCAGTTTCTATGGTGATCAACACGCTTACGGTAAGCAAGCTGTGCGTTTTTACACTGAAACTAAAACGGTTACTTCGCGCTGGTTTGCTGATGAAGTGGTTAGCGGTCCAAACATGAGTATTGATCTTAAGTAA